In Clupea harengus chromosome 1, Ch_v2.0.2, whole genome shotgun sequence, one DNA window encodes the following:
- the LOC105890717 gene encoding cytochrome P450 3A27-like, producing MLPSLSVETWSLLVLLLTLLIIYGTWPYGYFKNLGIPGPRPWPFLGSFGTIIIKGFHNFDIQCHQKYGKMWGIFEGRSPVLMVADPGIIKAVMVKEFYTTFTNRRKDILSGPLSDALTAVEDERWKRIRNSLSPTFTSGRMKEVFPIVGDYAERLIEHLKKQNLKEPINMKDMFGLYNMDVLISTSFSVETDSINNPKDPFVAKVKKLMNFSLFNPILLIAIMFPSMVPLMDKMGISFLSTSIMDYCYQTLQKIKEQHLEGDNGRVDFLRLMIRSQISNEEAEKISEDQPVKGLTDHEILSQSFLFIVAGYDTTGSTLSFLAYNIATNPEAQSKLTEEIDSVFPNNAPVTYDKLMHLEYLDMVIWESMRVWPPAPRLERMCKQTVVINGVTIPKGTLVGIPVYALHRDPELWDSPEAFKPERFSKENKESIDPYTYLPFGVGPRNCIGMRFALLMVKLIMVRLLQNFNLETCKETPIPMELDALLRPKKPIMLKLAPRCHYGTEE from the exons ATGCTGCCTTCCTTGTCAGTGGAGACGTGGAGTCTCTTAGTTTTGCTTCTTACGCTCTTGATAAT ATATGGGACCTGGCCTTATGGATATTTCAAAAATCTGGGCATTCCGGGACCTCGACCTTGGCCATTCCTGGGGTCATTTGGAACAATAATAATTAAA GGTTTTCACAACTTTGACATACAGTGTCACCAAAAATATGGAAAAATGTGGGG GATCTTTGAGGGCAGATCACCGGTGCTGATGGTAGCAGACCCTGGGATCATAAAAGCAGTTATGGTCAAGGAGTTTTACACTACTTTCACCAACAGAAGG AAAGATATTCTTTCTGGGCCCTTGTCTGATGCACTTACCGCTGTCGAGGATGAGAGGTGGAAGAGAATCCGGAATAGCCTCTCTCCAACATTCACAAGTGGACGAATGAAAGAG GTATTTCCTATAGTTGGAGATTATGCAGAACGTTTAATAGAGCActtgaaaaaacaaaacttaaAGGAACCAATTAATATGAAAGA CATGTTTGGTTTGTACAATATGGATGTTCTGATCAGTACTTCATTCAGTGTGGAGACTGATTCCATCAACAACCCAAAGGATCCTTTTGTTGCCAAAGTAAAGAAACTTATGAATTTCAGCCTGTTCAATCCAATTCTTCTCATTGCTA TTATGTTTCCTTCCATGGTCCCTCTGATGGACAAAATGGGTATCAGTTTTCTTTCAACATCTATAATGGACTATTGTTACCAAACACTTCAAAAGATTAAGGAGCAGCACCTAGAGGGTGATAAT GGGAGAGTGGACTTCCTGCGACTCATGATACGTTCCCAAATCTCAAATGAGGAAGCTGAGAAAATCAGTGAAGATCAACCTGTTAAAG GACTAACAGATCATGAAATCCTCTCCCAGTCATTCCTCTTCATTGTGGCTGGATATGACACAACTGGCTCCACTCTCAGTTTTCTTGCCTACAATATTGCAACGAATCCAGAAGCTCAAAGCAAGCTCACAGAGGAGATTGATTCAGTGTTTCCAAACAAT gcCCCGGTCACCTATGACAAGCTGATGCACCTGGAGTATCTGGATATGGTCATCTGGGAGTCCATGCGAGTGTGGCCGCCTGCTCCACGTCTAGAGAGGATGTGCAAACAGACAGTGGTGATAAATGGAGTCACGATCCCCAAAGGCACTCTTGTTGGCATTCCTGTGTACGCTTTGCACCGCGACCCAGAGCTGTGGGATTCCCCTGAGGCTTTCAAACCAGAAAG GTTCAGCAAAGAGAATAAGGAGAGTATTGATCCATACACTTACCTGCCCTTTGGAGTTGGACCCCGCAATTGCATTGGGATGAGATTTGCTCTTTTGATGGTGAAATTGATTATGGTACGGCTGCTCCAAAACTTCAACCTGGAGACATGCAAAGAGACTCCG ATACCCATGGAACTTGATGCCCTACTTAGGCCAAAAAAGCCCATAATGCTCAAGCTTGCACCGCGATGTCACTATGGTACTGAAGAATGA